A window of Desulfomonilia bacterium genomic DNA:
CGGTCCCAGCAGTGCCGACATAATACGAATTGGTCCACTTGATAGCGGTTTCGTTATACCAATAATTGTACATCCTGGCGCTGATTCCTTTGAACCAATTGATTAGCAAAGACGGGGCATTTTGAGGAGGAGATGAGATGAAAAGATGGATGTGGTCCGGCATTATCTCCAGACTCAATATCTCTACCCCCTTCTTCTCTGCTATGGTATGGAATATGTCTTTGAGATGGTCTGCTACATCGCCAGTAAGTACAGGACGCTGGTATTTGGGTATCCACACCAAATGGTAATTTATATTATACTTACTATGCCTAGTAGACCGCACTTCCATGACCGTTTATACATACGCATACTATAAATAGATTACTTACGGGCTTACTCCGGCCTGGAGACCGGAGTTTGCGCCCTGCTCGTTTCTATCACATTATAACCTCAGGTGAGACTGTTGGCCTTCTCATTTCATCCACTGGATTCACAACCACCTTCGATATTTCCTTTGGTACATATGTCAATTCAGGAGGGATAGACGATGCTTTAAGAGAAGCCTCCGAACTGGAAGCCTCCGAACTGGAGGCCTCCACATTACCTATAGAGTCCAGGATGGCTGCAGCGTACACACCTGCCTCCTGAGGCTCAAAAGTGAAGCTGCCATCGGATCCTGTCACGACCGATCCCACGGTAGTCCATTTCGGCGGCATGTTGAGGCAGGAAGGCTGAGATTTCCTGTAAATTTTTACCTCTCTATCAGCCACAGCCGCCGATCCGCCAAGAGGATAGCTCACATCAAGAGATCCCCTAAATTTATTGAATTGGTCTGGGTAGAACTTAAGACTGAACCATTCCATTAAAACAGGCATTGCGACCATTCCCTCTCCTGTGACATAGACCTTTGCCGTATCTCCTTGATTCACCGTTGGAAGGCTCTGGGCTGCATAAGTCTCGGTTCTGAACTTGCCTACACTGAGACAGGACGTCTCGTTGATCAAGCGGGCCAAAGTAACCTCATTAACCTTGGCCGTTCCCGGACCGGTATTTGTGATCTCCACATACCACTGATTTGGAGCAGGCGGCCAGACAGAAGAAGCATATGAGGGCAGCGGCACATCTATGCATATGGTTTTGCTATTGTCAATGCACTCCACCTGACATGGAGTATCCCATACGGTCTTTGCTTCATGTCCCTCGGCCCCCACTTTAATGATAAGCTGGTTTCTTTTTTGGGCAGTCACATTTATCCTAGCTGAAAAAGCGTGCTGTGTTGAGGACCGGTCTGAGAAGAGATTCTCGAAGGATATTACGTAGCCCAGGTTTTCGGCAACCTTTTCATAAGGCAACAAGAAATAGCCGTTTCCATTCCAGGTGTCGCCGTAGCTGTTCAGACATTTAAAAGCCTGAATGCCATCGTCATAGCCGACAATGGTCACGCAATGCCCTTCACAGTTAGAGCAGGACATGGTCCCCGAAAGCTGGCTCCCTTGCTGGACTAAATCAAGAGAGAAATCATATGCGTTATTCGCTTTCATAGCCCAATTTCCCGAGATATCGGAAGGAATGGAGCCTTGAGCGGGGTTCGATTGAGTTGACTTCCACAGCGTGGCGTTCCAGGGAAACGTATCAGCTGAACCGGAATGAGTATACGTGCCTTCCATATACAGATTGTCGATATTGTTCGATATGCTGCCGGAATATACTTGAGTCCACTCACCAGGGCGTTCGCGCGTGAACTCTACCAATCCACCAGAAACCGTTCCGCTTATATGGTCGACATAATTGCCCGTTACCAGGGGTATACTGCCGCCAGCCAGGAGAGGGCCGTACTTGATCAGCATGGACGTGATATTCTCCACTGTTGGCTCCGTTGATTTGCCATAGGTTTTGAGCTTATAGAGTCCAGCCTCGTGGTTTATGGCATCGGTGATTTGCGGCATGTGGCTGTAATCTCTATTGCCTAGGTCATCGATCAATTTTGCTGTATCATAATCGCTG
This region includes:
- the tnpA gene encoding IS200/IS605 family transposase, producing the protein MRSTRHSKYNINYHLVWIPKYQRPVLTGDVADHLKDIFHTIAEKKGVEILSLEIMPDHIHLFISSPPQNAPSLLINWFKGISARMYNYWYNETAIKWTNSYYVGTAGTVTAETIKKYIEEQKSR